Part of the Jatrophihabitans sp. GAS493 genome, TCTCCGGTGAATCGCAGCCGAAGTAGTTCAGCCCACCGGTCTTGTCGAAGCTGATGTGAGCCCAGGTGTACGGCGACGGCGAGTCCGGCCAGCCGAGCGTGGCCAGCAGGTCCGGAGCACCCTTGGCGTTTCCGATCCAGCCGAAGATCTGCGAAGTCGGGTAGGCCTGCACCTTGACGGTGATGCCTAGCGGTGCGAGCTGGGCCGAGATCAGGTTGGAGACGATCTGGTTGTCCGGCTGACTCGAGTCGTAACCGATGGTGATCGTCTTCTCGTTGGCCGGCAGCGAGGAGGCGATCGACTTCAGCGTCGAGGTGTCATAGCTGATGTCCTGCTTGGCGAACTCGGAGGTCATCATGTTGTACGGGTAGACCTGGGTGGCCTTGGTGCCGTGGCCGAAGTAGACCTGCTTGACGATCGAGTCGATGTCGACGGCCTTGAGCAGTGCCTGCCGCTTGGTCTGGTCGGTCAGGAAACCGTTGCCCGGGTTCACGTACAGATACTCGGAGATCATCGAGGGCTGGGTGTAACTGCTGTACTGCTTCTTCGACAGGTACGAGGTGATCGCCGACGACGGCAGATCATGCAGGATCATCGCCAGCTGGCCGCTGTTGAACTGCAGCTGCTGTGAGGAGGTGTTATCGATGACCGGCAGCTCCACCGTGGTGAAGTACGGCGCGCCGCCCCAGTACTTGGCGTACGCCTTGAGCTCATATTTGGAGCCGACCTGGGCCTCGGAGAGCGTGTAGGGGCCGGTTCCGACGTCATGGGTGGCCAGGTACGTCTGGGCGTTGTCCGTCCCCTTGTGCGCGGCGAGAGCGGTCGGGCTCATCATCTTCGGACCATAGGGCGATCCGAGGTAGCTCAGGAACGCCGAGTTCGGGGCCTTGAGCGTGATGACCGCCTTCAGCGGGTCACTCGAGTTGATGGAGGCGATGTCGCTGACCATGTAGGCCGGCCCCTGGTTCACCGCCGCCCGGCGATCGAAGGATGCCTTGATGGCGGCCGACGTGAACGGCGTGCCGTCGTGGAAGGTGACGTTCGGACGGAGGGTGAAGGTGAACGTCTTGTTGTCCGGGGAGGCGGTCCAGGCCGTGGCCAGGGACGGCTCGAGCGTGGGCGTCGCGGTTCCACCCTTGTAGGTGATGAGCCCCTCGTAGGTGTTGTTGGTCAGGATCAGTCCCTGGCCGGCGTAGTAGATGTCCGGGTCCGGTGGCTGGCCCGGGTCCTGCAGGAACGACAGATGCAACACGTGATCGGTCGGCGCCGCGGCAGCGGAGCCGCCACCACCGCCTCCGGAGGAGGAGCTACAGGCGGTGAGGGCGAGCGCTGCGGTGGCCGTTGCGGCCAGCAGCACCTTGCTCTTGGTGAATTTCGTTCGTGAATTCATATCAGACCTCCGCGAGAGTTCGGGTTGGTAGGGATTCCGCGAGCTCAGCGAAGGCGCTGATGATCTCGTCAGTTGTGCGTACTGCGCCTGCTTGCAGGTACTCCATTGCGTCCAACGAGGCGAGATGCCGAGCAACGCTCGAGCCTCCAACGCAGTCGCCGACCACCCGGACGTAGAAGTCCCGCTGGTGCGCGTCGGCGAATGTGTAGTGGACACAGACGTCGGTTAGGCCCCCGACGAGGATGAGCGTGGAGGCTTTCAACGCCCGTAGCACGATCTCGAACTCCGTACCGATGAATCCTGAGTAGCGTCGCTTCACAATGTGAAACTCACCCTCGATCGGGCGTAGCGAGTCGATCAGCTCGGTGGACGGGTCCCCGTCGACACAATGCACCGACTCGGCGCCGTCGAGCTCCCGGCCGAAGTCGATGCCGCTCGGACGGTGCACCTCTTGGAAGAAGACCACCGGGATATGGGCCTCCCGGGCCGCCTGCAGGATTCGCTCGGCGCGGGCGATTCGCTCCGCCGCGCCGGGCATGATGGCGATGCCCGTCTCTTCGGCCGGCCGGTCGGATCCCTTCTGGTAGTCCACGACCACCAGCACGGGCTGGTCCACGATCATTGGCTGTCGAGGCAATTCGGCTCCTTCTTATCAGGCAGTACAGCGACGATGTGTCATGAGTTGCGCGTGAAAGACGGCGGGTTGAGCATCAGACCCGGATTCGCGGATCAGCCGCTCCTTGGAGGAGGTCGACGATGGTGTTGATGATGACGTACCCGACCCCGAGCAGCAGGGTCACTCCGGCGATCGCCGGGAAGTCGGCGACCGGAATGCTCTCGGCCACGTAGAGGCCGATGCCGGGCCAGGCGAAGACCTGCTCAATGACCAGTACGCCGGCGAACATGAGGCCGATCTGCAGGCCGGTCATGGAGAGCGCAGCGCCGACCGAGTTACGCAGAATGTGCTTGACAAGTAGGCCCATCTCGCTCAGTCCCTTGGCTCGTCCGGTGCGCGCATAGTCACTGCGCAGCTCCGTGATGAGGCTCGAGCGAAGCACCCGGCCGATGGCCACCGCAGGGATGAGTGCGATAGCGGTGGCGGGCAGAATCAGGTGCTGCAGCCCGTCGACGAAGACGTCGAAGCGGCCGTGGAGGACTGAGTCGACCAGTAGCAGCCTGGTCGGACCGGTGGGCGCGTCACTGATGTCGGTACGTCCACTGGCCGGAAGCCAGCCGAGCTTTGAGTAGAAGAGCAGAATGCCGAGAATTCCCAACAGGAACGCCGGCGAGGAGGCGCCGACCATCAGGATCATTCGGAAGAACGAGCTACCCGGCCAGCGAAGCACCGATCCGAAGGCGAAGAGCGCGGCTAGGACGAGCGCGATCGCCATCCCGGCGGCCGCGAGCTCGATGGTGGCCGGCAGGTACTCGGCCAGGTCGGTGCTGACCGGACGGCGTGTGCGGTACGACGTCCCCATGTCACCGTGCAGCAGGCCGGTCAGGTAGTTCCAGTACTGGTTGATCACCGGCTCGTCCAGGCCGAGCTTGTGCCGCTCCTGGGCGACGGCCTCCTGCGATGCCTGTCCACCAAGCTGGGCGTGCACCGGATCCAGCGGCGAGATGTGCTGAAGGTAAAAGACAATGGCCGAGAGCACGATGATGATCACGATCATCGAGGCCAACCGCTTGGCGATAAGAGTAGTCATCGGCTCAATCCGGATCGATGAGGTTGCGGACGCCGTCCCCGGCGATGTTGGCGGCAAGGGCCAGCAGCACGACGGCGAGACCCGGCATCACGGGAATCCACCACTGCTGAAGCAGGTAGCTGAGGTTTCTCGCACTGTCGGCGCCGAGCTCGGGGGCCGGGGCGGACTCACCGAGGCCGAGAAAGGACAGCCCGGCGAGGGTGAGGATCAGGCCACCGATATCGAGACTCGCGGTCACGACGATCGCCGGGATCGCCCCGGGAAGCAGATGTCGGCCGATGACCCGGATCCGTCCGGTGCCGGCCAGACGCGCCGCTTCGATATGAGGCCGGGCCGCCAGCTTTCGGATCTCTCCGCGCACGATGCGCGCGTAGAAGGGCCACCAGACGATGGCGACCGCGAAGAGCGTGTGCGCGAAGCTCGGGCCCAGTGCCGCGACCACCGCGATGGCCAGTACCGGTCCGGGCAGGGCGAGGAAGGTATCAGTAATGCGCATCAGGACGTCATCGACCCAGCCACCGGCCGCACCCGCGATCAGCCCGACCAGACCGCCGATGATCACGCCGCTGGCCACCACGATCAAGGCGGCGAACCAGCTGGCCCGAGCACCGTAGAGGCAGCGGCTGAGGATGTCACGCCCGATTCCGTCCGAACCGAGCAGGAACCCGCTCTGCCCCGGTGCCTGCAGCGGCAGTCCGATCGGCGTGAGCGGATCGTGCGGACTGAGCACAGGGGCGAGCAGGCAGATGAGAGTCACCACGGCGAAGAGCGACGCCGCGGCGATAGACACTCCACGGGACACGTGGACGTTCAGTACGCGATCGAAACGGAGTCGGGACACGACCGGTGCTGATCTGACCGGTTCGGCGACGGCCATCTCAGTTTCCCTTCGGGTTGATGCAGGCGACCTGGTGAAGTTCGTTCTCGCCGAATGCCGTCAGCTTGACGTCCAGCATCGGATCCGCACACCCGTCGACCGACTGGAGGCAGCGCGGGTTGAAGGCACATCCGGGTGGTGGCCGCAGTGCACTGGCCGGCTCCCCGGGTAGAACCACCGGTTCGACTCCGACATCGGGCACCGCGCTGATGAGCGCCTTGGAGTAGGGATGGACCGGATCGCCGGTGATCTGCTGGGCGTCGCCGATCTCGACGATTCGTCCGAGATACATGACGGCGATCCGATCGGCCACGATCCTGGCCACCGACAGGTCGTGGGTCACGAAGAGCACCGACATCCCCAACTCGCGACGCAGTCTCGAGATCAGGTTGATGACCGACGCGGCGAGCGAGACGTCCAGCGCACTGGTCGGCTCGTCGCAGAGCAGGATCGAGGGCGGAACCACGGTGGCCCGAGCCAGACAGACGCGCTGCCGCTGGCCACCGGACAGTT contains:
- a CDS encoding cysteine hydrolase family protein gives rise to the protein MPRQPMIVDQPVLVVVDYQKGSDRPAEETGIAIMPGAAERIARAERILQAAREAHIPVVFFQEVHRPSGIDFGRELDGAESVHCVDGDPSTELIDSLRPIEGEFHIVKRRYSGFIGTEFEIVLRALKASTLILVGGLTDVCVHYTFADAHQRDFYVRVVGDCVGGSSVARHLASLDAMEYLQAGAVRTTDEIISAFAELAESLPTRTLAEV
- a CDS encoding ABC transporter permease; this translates as MAVAEPVRSAPVVSRLRFDRVLNVHVSRGVSIAAASLFAVVTLICLLAPVLSPHDPLTPIGLPLQAPGQSGFLLGSDGIGRDILSRCLYGARASWFAALIVVASGVIIGGLVGLIAGAAGGWVDDVLMRITDTFLALPGPVLAIAVVAALGPSFAHTLFAVAIVWWPFYARIVRGEIRKLAARPHIEAARLAGTGRIRVIGRHLLPGAIPAIVVTASLDIGGLILTLAGLSFLGLGESAPAPELGADSARNLSYLLQQWWIPVMPGLAVVLLALAANIAGDGVRNLIDPD
- a CDS encoding ABC transporter permease, with the protein product MTTLIAKRLASMIVIIIVLSAIVFYLQHISPLDPVHAQLGGQASQEAVAQERHKLGLDEPVINQYWNYLTGLLHGDMGTSYRTRRPVSTDLAEYLPATIELAAAGMAIALVLAALFAFGSVLRWPGSSFFRMILMVGASSPAFLLGILGILLFYSKLGWLPASGRTDISDAPTGPTRLLLVDSVLHGRFDVFVDGLQHLILPATAIALIPAVAIGRVLRSSLITELRSDYARTGRAKGLSEMGLLVKHILRNSVGAALSMTGLQIGLMFAGVLVIEQVFAWPGIGLYVAESIPVADFPAIAGVTLLLGVGYVIINTIVDLLQGAADPRIRV
- a CDS encoding ABC transporter substrate-binding protein; translated protein: MNSRTKFTKSKVLLAATATAALALTACSSSSGGGGGGSAAAAPTDHVLHLSFLQDPGQPPDPDIYYAGQGLILTNNTYEGLITYKGGTATPTLEPSLATAWTASPDNKTFTFTLRPNVTFHDGTPFTSAAIKASFDRRAAVNQGPAYMVSDIASINSSDPLKAVITLKAPNSAFLSYLGSPYGPKMMSPTALAAHKGTDNAQTYLATHDVGTGPYTLSEAQVGSKYELKAYAKYWGGAPYFTTVELPVIDNTSSQQLQFNSGQLAMILHDLPSSAITSYLSKKQYSSYTQPSMISEYLYVNPGNGFLTDQTKRQALLKAVDIDSIVKQVYFGHGTKATQVYPYNMMTSEFAKQDISYDTSTLKSIASSLPANEKTITIGYDSSQPDNQIVSNLISAQLAPLGITVKVQAYPTSQIFGWIGNAKGAPDLLATLGWPDSPSPYTWAHISFDKTGGLNYFGCDSPEIPAQLATALASGKDADYSTAAATASATGCWLNMVNVTDYMVAQPWLKGVAEAHQVDAPNTLLLKYLSA